One genomic window of Metopolophium dirhodum isolate CAU chromosome 4, ASM1992520v1, whole genome shotgun sequence includes the following:
- the LOC132942798 gene encoding cytadherence high molecular weight protein 2-like produces MCEDEWSDIEKRFEKEGIDYSRLKTEEKLIHVWRWLVDADINLQNARKMIEKLRLKQNEELEDMENYMVHIRVLADKRIDDMEKTMSIFAEQVARLECELNGLESIDGDNVCDKVSNLILGYTSLVNEVNILKQFKSFDVNGICKESDDVLIIEMIKISAEKESLKRQVKELEDRISVYDMTKTEYNTQLISMELSENSNKIDGKDSLLDSSMSWNRNITNDDTSSISIQLFSDRTKSASNICNDFFNCAQEEKSDDQKQNVNEITRTFGPESTPPSLLSSELATPRQMSTIITDGMLSNQSDELKKIKVELEAHKTLVSSLGEKYNALALKHLQYKSKRKMQIEALKGNLEASQCQMESLKTQLSIQKRRLKTEEEFRKQVETDYRSLQEEKRNIDFRIAMSENELRNMARHLSVLHKKVAMLESANSDLLSKHLQLVYKNSRIPKSTTCDCILTTMSDDK; encoded by the exons ATG TGTGAAGATGAATGGTCAGATATTGAAAAACGGTTTGAAAAAGAAGGTATTGACTATAGCCGTTTGAAGACTGAGGAGAAATTGATTCATGTTTGGAGATGGTTAGTCGATGCCGATATCAATTTACAGAACGCAAGGAAAATGATtgaaaaattacgtttaaaacAGAATGAAGAGTTGGAG GATATGGAAAATTACATGGTTCATATACGAGTGCTTGCTGATAAACGAATTGATGATATGGAAAAAACCATGTCCATCTTTGCTGAGCAAGTTGCAAGACTTGAATGTGAACTAAATGGTTTAGAATCGATAGATGGTGATAATGTATGTGACAAG gTTTCAAATTTGATTCTTGGTTACACGTCTCTTGTGAATGAAgtaaacatattaaaacaatttaaaagttttgatGTAAATGGAATTTGTAAAGAATCTGATGACGTTTTGATAATTGAAATGATTAAA ATTTCGGCTGAAAAAGAATCTTTAAAAAGACAAGTTAAAGAATTGGAAGATCGGATTAGTGTTTATGACATGActaaaacagaatataatactcAACTAATATCTATGGag CTATcagaaaattcaaacaaaattgaTGGGAAAGATTCTTTATTGg atAGTTCAATGTCTTGGAACAGAAATATAACAAATGATGATACATCGAGTATAAGCATCCAATTATTCAG tgataGAACAAAATCTGCAAGCAATatttgtaatgatttttttaactgtgCACAAGAGGAAAAGAGTGatgatcaaaaacaaaatgttaatgAAATAACAAGAACTTTTgg cCCGGAATCAACACCGCCAAGTCTATTGTCTAGTGAACTAGCGACTCCACGACAAATGTCCACTATTATAACAGATGGGATGTTGAGTAACCAATCAgatgaactaaaaaaaattaaa GTGGAATTAGAAGCTCACAAGACCTTGGTATCATCTcttggtgaaaaatataatgcacTAGCACTTAAACATTTGCAGTACAAATCTAAAAGAAAAATGCAAATTGAAgctttaaa aGGTAATTTGGAAGCTAGTCAGTGTCAAATGGAATCACTTAAGACAcaattaagtatacaaaaacGCAGATTAAAGACAGAAGAAGAGTTCCGCAAACAAGTAGAAACAGATTACAGATCTTTGCAAGAAGAAAAACGCAATATTGATTTTCG AATTGCAATGTCAGAGAATGAGCTACGAAATATGGCAAGGCACCTTAGTGTATTACATAAAAAGGTGGCTATGTTAGAGAGTGCTAACTCTGATTTATTGTCAAAACATTTACaacttgtttataaaaattcacGTATACCAAAAAGCACGACATGTGATTGCATTTTAACTACTATGTCTGACGACAAATAG
- the LOC132942797 gene encoding nonsense-mediated mRNA decay factor SMG8 isoform X1 codes for MKYKKISLPFDEDFISSIQNNTKPTIIVSIFGKSSLVSKSCKARFVNDFYDRPIFNSSLVQATSNSKLQSSIECFYDEPGGIVYLHLTGTFDSHSITQNIDELSTEIEEKGFLRVWSSLKYNYACSLLFLFNVSHILVLTNPVPVFDTSYLSYFKALDCSRSKFLNAIKSTLSKIPNVSTSWMENTRLCSPRLLFYYETCPNEFKKTNRQTNAPCHPGLKKAEHSLEDQIYCILRKRRIISNISTHSIFAIPANQEYVFMDDSPDQVLDWDEFLTNSLINLCNSSSVEIKDRFNDCEVKEDIEKDFLNKSHNIKKFLFDHIDVAFKKGFDDNIGRHAITIPNYFEAPAFGTWCLVANEMYNLFVLANNLDEESKIAMETLRSVLDIDTNFSERRCRKVQPIAMAAYQENLPSHYNRNYHDTKVAQALSVFAQHARGPLLDDYIQILVQDCDKLWQSGRQMCETLSLTGNPCTQPLHKGGTVDGPIKEPEQDDNHINRDELLIMEHSSSVMYLSACNCGHKQGTREDPFTIRTANYDFYQIMANDCVCGCLDRINFPVFQPSTQDYRAAQLFAKPPVIAGRKNSAGLLHTPTQMGHTQVLSLGGVFASCHSVDPINEILGEASRNREVPDRQGLTSVELTNMQKNEDVISGNQIVIRVTDTDGDTKDKSLVRQPSTTEYLPGMLHTESPNSFLPQFPSWSLVCLGSSCLYSHNIGLQETQHPGFLNSTAYLLPWDVTVRLEHHPRDRYWNSDKNKINSSPIQRGRKTKGSREFSVKIFIGVEYECPRGHRFMCSAPDKILTTAGNGIVKENGNKVSNSDMPLYFPCPCSSAPLIAQLMRIHVVTPKAPVHVTLNPMVQPEENGGPIFVTGFDTPIELTQSTYWVLRLPYVYAGDRGPYLPPKDPSQIGQGKLLKGVYSVAEATTDNNKLNI; via the exons atgaaatataagaaaatatctTTGCCTTTTGACGAAGATTTTATCAG ttcaattcaaaataataccaAACCAACTATTATTGTTTCTATATTTGGAAAATCTTCATTAGTCTCAAAATCATGCAAGGCTCGATTTGTGAATGATTTCTACGATCGACCAATATTTAATTCATCTTTAGTACAAGCAACTTCAAATTCAAAACTTCAG TCATCGATTGAGTGTTTTTATGATGAGCCAGGCGGGATTGTTTATCTTCACTTAACTGGTACATTTGATAGTCATTCAATCACACAAAACATTGATGAATTATCAACCGAAATTGAAGAAAaa ggtTTTCTAAGAGTTTGGTCATCACTGAAGTACAATTATGCATgttcattattgtttttgtttaatgtatCACACATTCTTGTACTAACAAATCCTGTCCCTGTATTTGACACTAGCTACTTGAGCTATTTCAAAGCTCTCGATTGTTCAcg atcAAAATTCCTAAACGCAATAAAATCTACTTTATCGAAAATACCTAATGTGTCTACAAGTTGGATGGAGAATACTAGACTGTGTTCaccaagattattattttattatgaaacatgtccaaatgaatttaaaaaaactaa taGGCAAACAAATGCACCATGTCACCCAGGCTTAAAAAAAGCTGAACATTCTTTAGAAGACCAAATTTACTGTATACTCCGAAAAAGacgaattatttcaaatataag CACTCATTCAATATTTGCTATCCCAGCTAATCAAGAATATGTATTTATGGATGATTCACCTGATCAGGTCTTAGACTGggatgaatttttaactaactCGTTGATAAATTTGTGCAATAGTTCATCTGTTG AAATTAAAGATCGTTTCAATGATTGTGAAGTTAAAGAAGATATTGAGAAAGACTTTTTAAACAAAa gtcataatataaaaaagtttttatttgacCATATTGATGTAGCATTCAAAAAAggatttgatgataatataggtagacaTGCTATTACAATTCCAAACTATTTTGAG GCTCCAGCTTTTGGTACATGGTGTCTAGTGGCAAAtgaaatgtacaatttatttgtcTTAGCAAACAATCTTGATGAAGAGTCTAAAATTGCTATGGAAACATTAAGATCAGTTTTAGATATTGATACCAATTTTAGCGAGAGACGCTGCCGTAAAGTTCAGCCTATTGCCATGGCAGCTTATCAGGAAAATTTGCCATCACATTACAACAGAAACTATCATGACactaaa GTAGCTCAAGCACTTTCAGTGTTTGCTCAACATGCCCGTGGTCCTTTACTCGatgattatattcaaattttagttCAAGACTGTGATAAATTATGGCAATCAGGCCGTCAAATGTGTGAAACTCTTTCTTTGACTGGAAATCCGTGTACACAACCTTTACATAAAGGGGGTACTGTCGATGGACCTATCAAGGAACCAGAACAAGATGACaa CCATATTAATAGGGACGAACTACTTATTATGGAACATTCAAGTAGTGTCATGTACTTGTCAGCATGCAACTGTGGTCACAAGCAAGGTACTCGTGAAGATCCATTTACAATTAGAACAGCTAACtatgatttttatcaaattatggCCAATGATTGTGTCTGTGGTTGTTTAGATAGAATTAATTTCCCAGTGTTTCAACCTAGTACACAAGATTATAG AGCGGCACAATTGTTTGCAAAGCCTCCTGTGATCGCTGGTAGAAAAAACAGTGCCGGTTTATTACACACACCAACTCAAATGGGCCATACACAAGTATTAAGTTTAGGAg GAGTTTTTGCCAGTTGTCATTCTGTAGATCCGATAAATGAAATTTTGGGTGAAGCATCGAGAAACAGAGAAGTTCCTGATAGACAGGGCCTTACTTCGGTTGAATTGACAAACATGCAAAAAAATGAAGACGTCATCTCAGGAAATCAGATTGTTATTAGAGTAACTGATACAGATGGTGACACAAAag ACAAATCATTAGTTCGACAACCAAGTACCACAGAATACTTACCAGGGATGTTGCATACCGAATCACCTAATAGTTTTTTGCCTCAGTTCCCATCTTGGTCGTTAGTATGTCTAGGCTCTTCTTGTTTGTATTCGCATAATATAGGACTTCAAGAAACACAACATCctggatttttaaattctacagcTTATCTTCTACCTTGGGATGTTACTGTTCGATTAGAACATCATCCTAGAGATAGATACTGGAattctgataaaaataaaattaattcatctcCTATTCAACGAGGACGAAAAACTAAAGGTTCTCGAG AATTTTCTGTTAAAATTTTCATTGGAGTTGAATATGAATGCCCAAGAGGTCATCGGTTTATGTGTTCAGCACCTGACAAGATATTAACTACTGCAGGTAATGGTATCGTGAAAGAAAACGGAAATAAGGTATCTAATTCAGATATGCCATTATACTTTCCGTGCCCTTGCAG ctCGGCTCCTTTGATAGCTCAGCTAATGAGAATCCATGTTGTAACTCCTAAAGCACCTGTACACGTAACTTTAAATCCTATGGTGCAACCTGAAGAAAATGGTGGTCCAATATTTGTAACTGGATTCGATACACCTATTGAACTTACACAGAGTACTTATTGGGTACTTCGACTGCC TTATGTGTATGCAGGTGATCGAGGTCCATATCTTCCACCAAAAGATCCATCACAGATAGGTCAAGGAAAGCTTCTTAAAGGAGTTTATAGCGTAGCCGAAGCAACAACAGATAACAACaaacttaacatttaa
- the LOC132942797 gene encoding nonsense-mediated mRNA decay factor SMG8 isoform X2, whose translation MKYKKISLPFDEDFISSIQNNTKPTIIVSIFGKSSLVSKSCKARFVNDFYDRPIFNSSLVQATSNSKLQSSIECFYDEPGGIVYLHLTGTFDSHSITQNIDELSTEIEEKGFLRVWSSLKYNYACSLLFLFNVSHILVLTNPVPVFDTSYLSYFKALDCSRSKFLNAIKSTLSKIPNVSTSWMENTRLCSPRLLFYYETCPNEFKKTKQTNAPCHPGLKKAEHSLEDQIYCILRKRRIISNISTHSIFAIPANQEYVFMDDSPDQVLDWDEFLTNSLINLCNSSSVEIKDRFNDCEVKEDIEKDFLNKSHNIKKFLFDHIDVAFKKGFDDNIGRHAITIPNYFEAPAFGTWCLVANEMYNLFVLANNLDEESKIAMETLRSVLDIDTNFSERRCRKVQPIAMAAYQENLPSHYNRNYHDTKVAQALSVFAQHARGPLLDDYIQILVQDCDKLWQSGRQMCETLSLTGNPCTQPLHKGGTVDGPIKEPEQDDNHINRDELLIMEHSSSVMYLSACNCGHKQGTREDPFTIRTANYDFYQIMANDCVCGCLDRINFPVFQPSTQDYRAAQLFAKPPVIAGRKNSAGLLHTPTQMGHTQVLSLGGVFASCHSVDPINEILGEASRNREVPDRQGLTSVELTNMQKNEDVISGNQIVIRVTDTDGDTKDKSLVRQPSTTEYLPGMLHTESPNSFLPQFPSWSLVCLGSSCLYSHNIGLQETQHPGFLNSTAYLLPWDVTVRLEHHPRDRYWNSDKNKINSSPIQRGRKTKGSREFSVKIFIGVEYECPRGHRFMCSAPDKILTTAGNGIVKENGNKVSNSDMPLYFPCPCSSAPLIAQLMRIHVVTPKAPVHVTLNPMVQPEENGGPIFVTGFDTPIELTQSTYWVLRLPYVYAGDRGPYLPPKDPSQIGQGKLLKGVYSVAEATTDNNKLNI comes from the exons atgaaatataagaaaatatctTTGCCTTTTGACGAAGATTTTATCAG ttcaattcaaaataataccaAACCAACTATTATTGTTTCTATATTTGGAAAATCTTCATTAGTCTCAAAATCATGCAAGGCTCGATTTGTGAATGATTTCTACGATCGACCAATATTTAATTCATCTTTAGTACAAGCAACTTCAAATTCAAAACTTCAG TCATCGATTGAGTGTTTTTATGATGAGCCAGGCGGGATTGTTTATCTTCACTTAACTGGTACATTTGATAGTCATTCAATCACACAAAACATTGATGAATTATCAACCGAAATTGAAGAAAaa ggtTTTCTAAGAGTTTGGTCATCACTGAAGTACAATTATGCATgttcattattgtttttgtttaatgtatCACACATTCTTGTACTAACAAATCCTGTCCCTGTATTTGACACTAGCTACTTGAGCTATTTCAAAGCTCTCGATTGTTCAcg atcAAAATTCCTAAACGCAATAAAATCTACTTTATCGAAAATACCTAATGTGTCTACAAGTTGGATGGAGAATACTAGACTGTGTTCaccaagattattattttattatgaaacatgtccaaatgaatttaaaaaaactaa GCAAACAAATGCACCATGTCACCCAGGCTTAAAAAAAGCTGAACATTCTTTAGAAGACCAAATTTACTGTATACTCCGAAAAAGacgaattatttcaaatataag CACTCATTCAATATTTGCTATCCCAGCTAATCAAGAATATGTATTTATGGATGATTCACCTGATCAGGTCTTAGACTGggatgaatttttaactaactCGTTGATAAATTTGTGCAATAGTTCATCTGTTG AAATTAAAGATCGTTTCAATGATTGTGAAGTTAAAGAAGATATTGAGAAAGACTTTTTAAACAAAa gtcataatataaaaaagtttttatttgacCATATTGATGTAGCATTCAAAAAAggatttgatgataatataggtagacaTGCTATTACAATTCCAAACTATTTTGAG GCTCCAGCTTTTGGTACATGGTGTCTAGTGGCAAAtgaaatgtacaatttatttgtcTTAGCAAACAATCTTGATGAAGAGTCTAAAATTGCTATGGAAACATTAAGATCAGTTTTAGATATTGATACCAATTTTAGCGAGAGACGCTGCCGTAAAGTTCAGCCTATTGCCATGGCAGCTTATCAGGAAAATTTGCCATCACATTACAACAGAAACTATCATGACactaaa GTAGCTCAAGCACTTTCAGTGTTTGCTCAACATGCCCGTGGTCCTTTACTCGatgattatattcaaattttagttCAAGACTGTGATAAATTATGGCAATCAGGCCGTCAAATGTGTGAAACTCTTTCTTTGACTGGAAATCCGTGTACACAACCTTTACATAAAGGGGGTACTGTCGATGGACCTATCAAGGAACCAGAACAAGATGACaa CCATATTAATAGGGACGAACTACTTATTATGGAACATTCAAGTAGTGTCATGTACTTGTCAGCATGCAACTGTGGTCACAAGCAAGGTACTCGTGAAGATCCATTTACAATTAGAACAGCTAACtatgatttttatcaaattatggCCAATGATTGTGTCTGTGGTTGTTTAGATAGAATTAATTTCCCAGTGTTTCAACCTAGTACACAAGATTATAG AGCGGCACAATTGTTTGCAAAGCCTCCTGTGATCGCTGGTAGAAAAAACAGTGCCGGTTTATTACACACACCAACTCAAATGGGCCATACACAAGTATTAAGTTTAGGAg GAGTTTTTGCCAGTTGTCATTCTGTAGATCCGATAAATGAAATTTTGGGTGAAGCATCGAGAAACAGAGAAGTTCCTGATAGACAGGGCCTTACTTCGGTTGAATTGACAAACATGCAAAAAAATGAAGACGTCATCTCAGGAAATCAGATTGTTATTAGAGTAACTGATACAGATGGTGACACAAAag ACAAATCATTAGTTCGACAACCAAGTACCACAGAATACTTACCAGGGATGTTGCATACCGAATCACCTAATAGTTTTTTGCCTCAGTTCCCATCTTGGTCGTTAGTATGTCTAGGCTCTTCTTGTTTGTATTCGCATAATATAGGACTTCAAGAAACACAACATCctggatttttaaattctacagcTTATCTTCTACCTTGGGATGTTACTGTTCGATTAGAACATCATCCTAGAGATAGATACTGGAattctgataaaaataaaattaattcatctcCTATTCAACGAGGACGAAAAACTAAAGGTTCTCGAG AATTTTCTGTTAAAATTTTCATTGGAGTTGAATATGAATGCCCAAGAGGTCATCGGTTTATGTGTTCAGCACCTGACAAGATATTAACTACTGCAGGTAATGGTATCGTGAAAGAAAACGGAAATAAGGTATCTAATTCAGATATGCCATTATACTTTCCGTGCCCTTGCAG ctCGGCTCCTTTGATAGCTCAGCTAATGAGAATCCATGTTGTAACTCCTAAAGCACCTGTACACGTAACTTTAAATCCTATGGTGCAACCTGAAGAAAATGGTGGTCCAATATTTGTAACTGGATTCGATACACCTATTGAACTTACACAGAGTACTTATTGGGTACTTCGACTGCC TTATGTGTATGCAGGTGATCGAGGTCCATATCTTCCACCAAAAGATCCATCACAGATAGGTCAAGGAAAGCTTCTTAAAGGAGTTTATAGCGTAGCCGAAGCAACAACAGATAACAACaaacttaacatttaa